DNA from Gambusia affinis linkage group LG06, SWU_Gaff_1.0, whole genome shotgun sequence:
CTCCATCTCTCTTTTGATGCCTCCCAAAAGATTTGAGCTCTGCTGAACTGCGGTTTTAAGTTTGCCATGTAAAATTCCACTTCACTGTTAGTCAAAGGAATCCTGTTATAGCAAATGCCTTTTACATCTTgatagtaaaaatatattataaatgctttttttttttacatgtgcgAATAACAGAGTTGTAAAACTAAACATCCCAGAAACTTAGAAACGGCTACAGCTGCTTCGCAACAAGACTATCACTCCAGCTAATCAGATCTTATCTCTATGGCCCAGGCAGTTCGATTAAGGATTTGTTGCCAAGCATCAGTCTACAATGACAAATTCATGGGCAGAAAGTGTTCTGAAAATCTGACTCCACGTGTGGTAGGTGCACACAAAAGATCCCTAGTGGAGTGTCCTTAAGCACAAAGCAACCGTAAATCCcagtcagatgttttctgtgtctccTTGAACCATCATCTCCCTCAGGAGGAAGAGAAATTACcttttgagacagaaagggaaTTCAAAACATCAACTTTGCTTTTCATTCCATCCTTTCCTCTATTATAAATATCAGGAACAGTTCATGGCAACATGGAATCTATGAGAGAGTGCCAACACGAAAACCCACTGCCAACTAAAAGAACACACGAGCCCATCGCTCACAAGGCAAGACTTTGCTCAATTTTGTAGAAAACACTGGATCGTAGCTTTAAAATATGCAACCcctttcctttaaaaatatatttttgtgatttaatctcTTTCTACCTATTAGgctgcagatattttcataaactCACTTGTTCATAGAACTCATTGACAATCCCTTCTGTCCACTGCAGATGTAGCTCCTTATTCTTCAAAGGTCCATTGACATCAGCTAGCTTGATGCACATCTGGCACACCAGCAATCGGTCATTCTCATTGGTCCAGTCAATGCCAGATACACCTTCATCACCCACCTAAGAAAGGTgggcaaaagaaaacatgttgcttgTTGAGCAAGATAATCCACAAAGAGTTAACCAATCAAGCaattttaggtaaaaaaaaaagaaaaaagaaaaaaggggttATTTACCTTTGCATTAAATTCAGCGAGGAAGTCAAAGTGCTTTTTGAGGTCAGTAGCCAGGATTGCTTCAATGACAAGAAAGCGGAAACGCTTGAACTCCACGTGTTCAAGATTCACCAGGAAGTTGAACTCTGGTCGAGACATGAAGAGGTTCCACGCTGCAGCCGCATGATGGTTTTCCAGCACCGACCTGTCGTTGTACAGAAGAGCCTGCAGCAAAAGAagggagaaaaacacacaacttgACACAGTGTTCAATAATTCACAGGGGTTCATTATATTATTACAATATAATAAGAATGACTTGGGCTTAGCTATTAAAACAATACAGATTCATTTGATTGGTGAAGTGACTTCACAGAATTGTTCTGCTAGTTGATAGTTTGTATCTACATTCTGTTTGTTATAAAGTAATTATGTAGGACTGAAAATACCTAAAATAATGGGAACTTTAGATGAAGAACAGATTGCATaggcttttttaaataaatggacGGATGGACTGATAGATGGATGATGAATGAACACGTGAATAGATGAACAGAAGAATTGATAAATGGATAATAGAAACATGAGTGAAGAGATAAATggacaaattacaaatttaaactAATTATAGATTTTCCAGGCTTTGTAACcttagagataaaaaaaaatgattaaactttagctttaataacataaagctacttaattttaaaagtttaatcagtaatacctttataacaaatttatgtcagttcatgatttcttggttaatgtcaagttgccgtaacaaagacattttgaataatgtcaactttgtattaaaagtgtcatcatttaccaaatgacactttatgacaacagccataaatattcataaaggcTTACTCATGTTTATGACTTGTgctatgtcatgtttatgacggtgtcatgacagttttattcacaacctgtcaaataaagtgttaccacaTGTTGCAGCTTGAATTTGATCATATTCCTATCTATGTCCTTATTAGTGGAGTTAATCCTCGACTAATCTGCAACCTACAAACTCTAAACCTTTGCCAGTGTTGattcctctctctctgccaGGATAGTACATTCATGTACCTGTGGTGCGCTTGTGGCAACCAGAAAGGCGTTTGTTCTTCCAGGGTGGTCGTAGTCATGCATGGCGGCAGCTACATAGAGGGCCATGAGCTCCAGGGCTGGAATTAGACCAGACAGGGAATTGTAGCCGTCTTCCAACACAGAGCTCATCTTGGAAACCAGGAAGCCCGGCGCTTGAGACGTAACATTGTTCACCGAGTCTGAACACAGCAAGAGACACAAAATCCTCTTTGTTCGTTGTTTTACCTGCAGCACTTTAATTAATCATCTAGACCAGACAGGGAGCCGTAGCTGTCATCATCTTTAACAATTCTGATGGAGTCAAGAGATACACTGACAATCATACTGaaacaagagacaaaaaaaaagaaaaatagtacTAGCATAGTTCGCTTTTACACTTTACCCAATATATGGGTTTGCTATGTTcaacatttccatttccattaaAGAATTTAGCCTAAAGTCACAACAGACAGTTAGGAAACTATACTTATTTCTACTTTGTCTCCTTGCAATATCAACATTATTGATTATAGTTTATGTAATTGTGACCAAGGATGCACAGAGGACCTCATCTAATTAGAGTTGAGTATGCATTGTGTTATTCAGATTCAACTGTTTACCAATGGAAGTCCTGCTGGGAGATTTTCAGGTAGTCATCAATCTGATAGATATCATTAGATTTGACTGAGGGTATTTattaacagcaaaaataaaccactgCTTTAAGAGATGTCAGTTTGACCTTTCTAAATTAGATGTTTTAACTAAATGTAAAGAAGAGAGAAAACTCTAGAAGTTTATCCATAGGAAATGACTACTTTTAGACCCAGCGCACCAGTGTGAATCCCGTTCTCAGTGGGCAGGATGGGCAGGCCCGGCACAGGCTGCGTGGTGAGGTACCACACGGCGTGCAGCACATCAGTCGCATGGATCCGGTTGTGATCTGAAAGGAAAAGAACCAAAGCGCTAATTCACACAGAGGTAGGAGTGAACAAAAAGCAGCCATTTACAATCACATAACTTCAAGGCAACACAATGATTTGTGTGACAGCATGAAATGAATGAAGAGgttgcataataaaaaaattatccaaTGCTTATTTAGTTGGATTGTTTATAAATGACAGTAGAAAGTAGCTCAAATGAGGCCTGGAACTTAGTAaggaaatttgttcaaaatataaaaaatataacatataCAGAAAGAGTGGGAATAGAGATTTAAAGACAGTTGTCAgtacatttagaaaaatctggactgaaacaaaatgattgattgattgctctatttttaatgtataatcAACATGAGAACAATAAGGCAATCaggacaaacagaagaaaattaaCCACCAGGATTCACAAAATGAGTTgattgattaactgatttaagagactttattaaattacataaagtttcatagatgttttatttaaatagcccAAGAGAGGCATCTGTGCTATTTGAGATTTTAGTGacatactgtaaataaaacttgTCCCTAAACGAGGACTTTTGATTTTGCATGGATAACACAATCACCTTATTCCAGTAAACTTCTATTTATGCCCCATGTTTAATGGGATACATTTTGATGCCCTGCTTTAAAATGAGTTCTCAGACCCTCCAGATGTACTTACAGAAAGCTTTGAGGAAGAAAACATATTCAGAACTAATGTGATTGTGGCGTggcaaaaataactttatggATTTCCATCATAGGTTAAAAGACCTTGACTATATTGAGTAAAGCCAAAGCCCATGTACAATTTTAATACTGTACATATGCGATTGCATTATTATTCAACCCGACTGACCTAATTCAACAGAGGTCCAACCAATTGGTGACAGTAGTTTCATTATGAGTGCAGTAAGAACAATAAGACAGCGATTATTGTATTATTGTATAAAGACACCTGTGTCTGGAAGTTTCCATTTACTGAATAATagtatattattattttcatgctGGCTGCCAAtgcagcatgaaaacaaaagaacactACGAGGAAATCAAAGAAAAGGTTGCAGAAAAGTATAAGTCAGAGGGTGGATACAAACAATCTCCAAAGCACTGAACATTCCTTGGGTTTCAATTAAATCCCTCAACAAGAAATGGAAGGACTATTGCCCTGTCCTCACAAACTGAATGATCATGCAAGAAGGAAACTAGTGAAAGAGGCCACCATGACAGCTCTGACTACACTGTagccagtcctggagggccgcagtcctgcaacttttagatgtgcctctgctgcaccacacctgaatagaataattaggtcattaaggctctggagaacttacCTACacaaggaggtaattaagcctttttattccagtgttttttacctaaggcacatctaaaaactgccggacagcggccctccaggactggagtttgagacccctgccgTAGGAGTTACAAGCTTCAGCAGCTGATATGGAGGAGACTGCAGACAATAACTGTAGCCCAGCTTTTCACAATTTAAAGCTTTATGGGAGAGTGGAAATTAGAAAAGCACTGCTGACGAAAACTCATAACAAGGTTCAAACAGACTTCACGGTCAGGTAGAAGAAAGTTCTTCAGTTTTATGGAACCAAAACACAGCTGAGGACAAATTGTTTCCATCTGCAAGATGTTCTCTTcagagaacatttattttccagcaaaaaaaacaacaaaaaaacaatttgaagaaTCCAACTAAAGCTACACAGAAATTGAGTAAAACTGCAGAGTCCAGACATGGTGagatgtttaaatataaacatctcACCATGTCTGTGTGATTGAGACCAATCCACACAGACATCATATTGGAATTGCAGGCCAATGGTGCATCTACTAAACAATGAATCAGATTTTCCTTTGACAAGGTGTTAGCTTGTGAATGTTCTTTGTGAAAAAAACCCTTACCagcattttttgtgaaaacGACACATTTTGTTCATTGATTTCCAAAAGAAATGGGTAAACCATCTAAGGGGTTGCGTACGTTTTCACAGACACTGTAGCTTTCACATTATTGCAGTCATTTATGGTATTTTATCTTCTACCAAACTAAAGTCAGTGCATTCAACATCTAAATATCTAAACTCCAATTAATACCTGCTCTGTTAACCCCTgctgctgattttgttttaaatattttgatggtTGTGAGAGTGTATATTAGCTGctgaactttaaataaattaaaaagatccATCTGTGCTAAAAGTCACGTCTGCAAGCTATTTGCAGAGTTGCATTAAACACACAGACTGAATAGATCAGGTGAGGGAGTGTTATTACATGAGCAATGCAGCCACCTTGTGGCTGCTAAAGGATTTGctgcacttgttttttttaaagctgtattTGGATATTCTACTCACAAGGTATATCCCGGTAGCCGTTCTCCAAGGCATGGAAGTAGTTCATAAACTCTTTAATGGGAATCTTGAAGGTCTCAAACAAGTCAGTGTCCTCAAAAAGCCGATAGGTTACCTGAGAAACAAGAACATTGAAAATCTGAAGAAGGTGTTTGCAATACTACcctcaaataatttattaaccTATCTAACACAGAATGTCGACCTGTAAGTCTTTTAACACTGTTCACTATAGTGTTAGGAAAGATATAATGAATTCATGTGCCTTGATGATCTAGTTTATTCAACAATTCATGGCACTTCTGATGTTTTATTGATCTGCAAAAGAGCTGGAAAGCAGCTTGAGTTCTCAGACAGGtctgaataaaatacagagattattCCACATAGAAATCATCTCTGTCAAATAGatatctacaaataaaaatgtaaaaatcaatgCAAGCAGTAGTATTCAGCTCTCTTCTGTAACTGTTACAACTGCAATACAGTACAACTAATTACCTTAATAATTGTCTACCTGTATTTAATTCAGTCTCATTATATAAACAGCTGTTCTGGGGAGGCCTGTTAATGAGCAAACAGCAGGATTAAAGTATATTGGTTCAAGAAGACTTTATTTAAGTGTaagagatcttttttttttccctttccttttCCAAAGCTGCTTTCTTAAAATTTTCAAgtgcaaacagctgctgctacCCACACTGGCAGCTAAATATAAACATCTCACCAGACTGCAAATTTAGTTCAAAGTAAATTCAAATCATGTTATTTAAGGTATTGGcaatttagaacattttaactGTGATGTACGTAATGCTTCTCCTCAGCAGAGGCAAGGTCAAAGTTGATGGGAAGATCAGTGAAGCTCAGTACAGAGTGATACTGGAAGAAATCCATCTGAGAATCTGTGGCCAGacttaaaaatgaatgtttttaagtCACACATTACAATCTCCTACTCGTGTAGCTCTCCTACTGAGATTGTGAcgtgttaaaaagaaaaactgggaAAGCCTTCACTACCTGCTCAAAGCTGGTGGAGAAATATCTCAAAAGATGCTTGGAGCATTGAACACAAACGTGAGccatacttttacatttttatttctaaacactTTCTAAAAAGTTtcaatcattttccttctagTTAGCAATTGTGTTCCACCTTATATTAGTCCTCACACACCATTAGATCCCAATAGTCAGTGAATATTGAGGCTGAACTGAATGTGGACATTTCTAGTACTTTGCAACCTTTCATttggttacatttattcatcCTAAATATTGTCACACATATTGTATTTACCTGGCTGAGGATGCAGCCTGTTTTGCCATGAGTCTTCTCCACAAGGCTGAAAATGGGGAAGTTCCAATTGTTGAGCTGACTCATCAGGGGTTCCAGACCCGGCATGACCGGACTCTCCGGGGCAGACGCTGACTTGTCCTGACAGGTGAATGTAAAGCCAGATGCAGCTCTTACTCTGTTCATCTTCGAGAGGCCTACACCGCCTTGTTATATTGTTAAAGTCAGTAAAATCGTTTACCTCTGGGGATGGTAGGAGTGGGTGAAGAACGATGCACTCCGGCGGACACTCCCTACAGCCTCCCCTTCCTTCAGGCGGCTTCTTGCCTCCTTCTCCTTCGTCGTCGTTTTGTGCAAAGTCGCTGCTGTCACTGTGGTTGGTCTCATAAGTGCTGTCATAGGTGCTGTCGTAATCTGAGGAAGCTACAATGCGCTCATCTGGAGAGGGGATTACACAGAATCAGAAATGTCCTGCTCGAAATCTCGGCTACCAtttgtgttttgactgtttCCATGAGATGTTTCTTGGGCAGTACCTGGATGCGGTATTCTGTCCTGTTTACTGCCTGATTCTACTCCATTGATTAGTCGATTGCTGAACGGCCTGCCGCAGCTGAATATGAAAACACAGAGATTTATCTgcttacattttgtatttagctTAGGGGAGCATAACTGCCTGGACTTTACCTGCCGCAGAGTGATGGAGGCCGCCATTGAATGGTGGTGGAGCTTGGCGCACTCTGGCTGTGAGTTAAGACTCTGTGATGGCTCTTGGGGGCAACAGACACAGGAACCTGCTCTGTCAGTGGCCTGGCCAGCTCAGGAAGCTGAACTGAACACGTTTTTATCGTCGGACTGGAGATGGGCGTTCCCTGGACAGGAGGAGACGGACACGGCGAGCCCAGAGGTGATACGTTGGAGGGAGGGAAAcctgaaagataaaaaagattGTTTCCCAGGTCAAATGGAGTCATTGAAAAGAAGAGCTCAAAGGGCCAGAATTGTCCACACACCTGGTCTTCCCAGTGGTTTGGTGTAGAGGTGGTTGGAAGTGCCAGAGGCAGTGTAGGAGGCTGACATGGAGCGGCTCTTTGAGATAGTTATCATCAATGGGTTGTTCCAGGAATCACCGCTTTGATAAGACAATTTAATCAGATCTGGAAGTCAAAGTAATCATGTCTTGTTCAAAGCGGTGAGGCGATTACCTGTCCACAGTGTGTTTGATGCTGGCAGAGCGATCTCGCCGTACGGGGCCCGGCTCGATGGTGGGCAGCCCCGTGGCTGATGTGGTCGTGG
Protein-coding regions in this window:
- the LOC122832063 gene encoding cGMP-inhibited 3',5'-cyclic phosphodiesterase A-like isoform X2, which produces MMQRRHSASMLGRHQDNAHLFKQSLGTSVVVDIAVMGEAHGMISDLLADPSLPPNTCSSLKAVSNLLSTQINIQPLHRPRIPTEPHACSDSEDGPERPERLAIPKRLRRSLPPGLLRRISSTWTTTTSATGLPTIEPGPVRRDRSASIKHTVDSGDSWNNPLMITISKSRSMSASYTASGTSNHLYTKPLGRPGFPPSNVSPLGSPCPSPPVQGTPISSPTIKTCSVQLPELARPLTEQVPVSVAPKSHHRVLTHSQSAPSSTTIQWRPPSLCGSCGRPFSNRLINGVESGSKQDRIPHPDERIVASSDYDSTYDSTYETNHSDSSDFAQNDDEGEGGKKPPEGRGGCRECPPECIVLHPLLPSPEDKSASAPESPVMPGLEPLMSQLNNWNFPIFSLVEKTHGKTGCILSQVTYRLFEDTDLFETFKIPIKEFMNYFHALENGYRDIPYHNRIHATDVLHAVWYLTTQPVPGLPILPTENGIHTDSVNNVTSQAPGFLVSKMSSVLEDGYNSLSGLIPALELMALYVAAAMHDYDHPGRTNAFLVATSAPQALLYNDRSVLENHHAAAAWNLFMSRPEFNFLVNLEHVEFKRFRFLVIEAILATDLKKHFDFLAEFNAKVGDEGVSGIDWTNENDRLLVCQMCIKLADVNGPLKNKELHLQWTEGIVNEFYEQGDEEATLGLPISPFMDRSAPQLAKLQQSFISHIVGPLCSSYDSAALMPGRWVDLSEESVEIDVEKEGQDTEEEDTADEEASTGSDGSQRQEAKKLRRRKVFCQITQHLLENHEMWKRVIAAEASEETQEEKANCLDKPADSITAIREEEEEQEQASKEEESADDLDEAEEMAAAEEQEVLPQSETSGEKEDVPE